The genomic stretch TGCGAGCGTATCAAATTTTACTTCTTGGTCGATGAGTTTTGTGGCTGGTTCAAGTGCTCCTCAAAAACATAACACTCCGAATATATAGTGATACTTATCCTGCCCAGAACGGTCCGTTGATGCTCTTGTTCACTTTTCTAGATATCAGAGGAACCCGAACTTCGCGATTTCACCAATTACttcatttttattccacggGAAACTGCCTTCATCACTAAAATTTTACGTTGAGGTAGAACGCGCACAACACTCagttggccttgttgccagtcccactcagcaaaaccatttcaaagttttgcactgaaaGTGACGTTGGTACGCCTGAATAGTCTAGTTTGCCATGCGTACTGGTCGGTAGTCAGCAGAgaggatataaataaaattatgcacTCCACAAGCATGATACACTATCGTATTCGTACCTCAACGTCACTTCTATGTAAAGTGGCGCTGACGTCACTTCTTATTCTTGATATTTCtcagttatttatcaaaatttttggaaacggcaaggtgattttctatattatagtaatatgtaaaaaaattaaattcgaaaatttggcgcttacgtaaaaatgcaagcccacggcatatatatatatatatatatatatatatatatatatatatatatatatatatatatatatatatatatatatatatatatatatatttatttatatatatatatatatatatatatatatatatatatatatatatatatatatatatatatatatatatatatatatatatatatatatatatatatatatatatatatatatatattgttgtTTCGGATTGTAGAGTAAGAGCCCTCACTGATGTTTGTAGCAGtttaattatagaaaaagcttcaaagctataaatataaatttataaatgttgTGTGCTGTGTCGAGTGGAAGTGAGTACTTACAAATCAGTGAGCCCTACACACGTGTATCCGAGAAACTGTATTGATTTTATATGACTTATCTGCGCTATCTTTAAGGAAATATACGTTATTCATTAATAAGGATGGTAAATTAATCATTCATTTACCTGCAGAATAAATTCTAAGTTATTCAAATATATTTCACTACACGAAATCTCGAATAATTTCTCTAAGCTAACCTACTCTACTTTCACATCTGACGTTGTCTTCTCAAAGGCCAAAGAGATAAGCTGATCCTCCATCAGCGATCACGGCATTAGCCGTTTATTAACGGCGAGCAAAGTTGTCAGTTCCTTTGCTTCCTTGGTAACATTCTCCCCCCGATGGAACTGGCGAGCATTCCCGGTTTCATCAGACACATCCAAAATAGCCAACTTTGCCACAGGCCGACGCAAAATGCCTTTGGTAGTCATAATCTCCGCTTGCCTTGCTCTTCCATCTGCAGCGGTGATCACTTTCAGAATGCGTCCTCGCGTCCATTTATTACGTGTCGTATCGTCGATGATAAGAACTAGTTCGCCCGGTTGTATGGCTCTACTTTCCTCGAACCACTTCGTCCGTTTAGTTAGAGTTGGTAAGTATTCTAGGACCCACCGTTTCCAAAATCGGTCCAAAAGCTTTTGGATTCGACCCCACGATCGTTTCAATAGAGAACATTCATTCGCTGCAGCTGCTATCGGCTGGCGTATTCCTGATGAGCTACCGAGCAGAAAGTGATTTGGCGTAAGGGATTCTTGTTCTGCCGAATCTATGGGTAAATACGTCAGCGGACGGCTGTTTACTATGGATTCTGCCTCGATGACTATGGTTGAAAGGTCTTCATCAGAAATATTGTCATTATCACACGTAGCGCCAAGTGCTGTTTTGACGGAACGAACCAATCGTTCCCAGGATCCCCCCATATGGGGGGCTGAGGGAGGATTGAATTTCCAATTTGTTGTCGTACTGGTGAACGTTGCTTCCAGGCCCTGTTCAATTTGTTCTCGCAGTAATCTTTCTGCGCCTTGAAAATTAGTTCCGTTGTCGCTGTAAATTACGACCGGGAACCCTCTGCGACAAACGAATCTGCGAACAGCCAAAATACACGATTCCGTGCTTAAGTTGCTTGCTACTTCGACGTGTACCGCACGAATAGTTAAGCACGTAAATAACGCAATCCAGCGTTTTACATGGCTGCGTCCAAGCTTGACAGTGATGGGGCCGAAATAATCAAGCCCAACGTAGCTAAAGGGTCGGGCGAATGCAGACAATCTAGCTTCTGGCAGGGGCGACATCAGCGGAACTTTTGGTTTCGCTTTgcgtattcgacaaagttgacAACTCGTACTTCTCTTCTTAACTAAGGTCCGAAGCTTCGGAATGTAGTAACGTTGACGTAGTTCGTTCACTACCGTCTCGTTGTTACCGTGGTGTAATTTTTTGTGTTGTTCATCTACGATCAGAGCTGTTAACCGGTTGTGGTAGGAAAGAATGATTGGATACTTAACGGTAGATGGTGCTCGTCGAGCCGCTCCAGTTCGACCATCAACTCTCAGGACACCATTCTTATCCATCATTGGAGTCAGCGTATATATGCTGCTGGACTTTTCGATCGGCTTCCGTTGAGTTGCTGGAAGAGTCATGTTGTGTTTCAACGTTGCAACTTCGTCTGGGTATGATTGCCACTGGGACATTGCAAATAAAGATTGCTCGGCTTGGCGTAATTCTGCTGAGGACAGGTGTATCGATCGTTGGCTCTCTGATGGCTTCTGTCTTCGAGTATAATTTATGAACCGGTGCACATATGCCATTGCCCTGAGCAAACGATTGTATTTAGAAAAACGTTGAAAGTCTATTACTGACACCCGTCCGATCAATCCTCTATGAGCGTAGCACGCTCTAAGCTCCTCCTCAATTGGAACGGGTTGCCTTTGTTGTGGCCATTCTGCTTCATGTTTGTACAG from Wyeomyia smithii strain HCP4-BCI-WySm-NY-G18 chromosome 3, ASM2978416v1, whole genome shotgun sequence encodes the following:
- the LOC129729226 gene encoding uncharacterized protein LOC129729226; translated protein: MTLPATQRKPIEKSSSIYTLTPMMDKNGVLRVDGRTGAARRAPSTVKYPIILSYHNRLTALIVDEQHKKLHHGNNETVVNELRQRYYIPKLRTLVKKRSTSCQLCRIRKAKPKVPLMSPLPEARLSAFARPFSYVGLDYFGPITVKLGRSHVKRWIALFTCLTIRAVHVEVASNLSTESCILAVRRFVCRRGFPVVIYSDNGTNFQGAERLLREQIEQGLEATFTSTTTNWKFNPPSAPHMGGSWERLVRSVKTALGATCDNDNISDEDLSTIVIEAESIVNSRPLTYLPIDSAEQESLTPNHFLLGSSSGIRQPIAAAANECSLLKRSWGRIQKLLDRFWKRWVLEYLPTLTKRTKWFEESRAIQPGELVLIIDDTTRNKWTRGRILKVITAADGRARQAEIMTTKGILRRPVAKLAILDVSDETGNARQFHRGENVTKEAKELTTLLAVNKRLMP